In one window of Chryseobacterium viscerum DNA:
- a CDS encoding nucleotide sugar dehydrogenase has translation MTTTYKIAVIGQGYVGLPLSLEFADHYPVFGFDINTQRVDQLNEGKDITLEADVDKLNNGLKKYNESNGSLGYKATSQLSDISEANVFIVTVPTPIDKYNAPDLNPLISASKMLGEIIKKGDIIIYESTVFPGCTEEECVPVLEKYSGLQFNEDFFVGYSPERINPGDKINTLTSVKKVTSGSTEEIAEEVDSLYKKIITAGTHKAPSIKVAEASKAIENAQRDVNISFVNELALIFDRVGIDTNDVLEAAGTKYNFLKYKPGLVGGHCISVDPYYLAHKAEQLGYHPDVILSGRRVNDSIAKFVAAKVVKLLIAKGGVIKNSNALILGVTFKENCPDVRNTKVVDIYRELADYGVNVDIYDPWASKEEVKHEYGIDILDALQEGKKYDSLVIAVSHNEFLEMDLDQLKKENAVVFDTKACLDRNLVDARL, from the coding sequence ATGACAACAACATATAAAATAGCGGTTATAGGCCAAGGTTATGTAGGTCTTCCCTTATCTCTTGAATTTGCAGATCACTATCCTGTCTTTGGATTTGATATTAATACACAGCGTGTTGATCAGCTTAATGAGGGAAAGGATATAACGCTTGAAGCAGATGTTGATAAATTAAATAACGGACTGAAAAAATATAATGAATCTAATGGCTCCTTAGGCTATAAAGCAACAAGCCAGTTATCTGATATTTCTGAAGCTAATGTATTCATTGTAACAGTTCCTACTCCTATTGATAAATATAACGCTCCGGATCTGAATCCATTGATTTCTGCCTCAAAAATGTTGGGAGAAATTATCAAAAAAGGAGATATCATTATTTATGAATCTACCGTTTTTCCTGGATGTACAGAAGAAGAATGTGTACCTGTTCTTGAAAAATATTCGGGGCTTCAGTTTAATGAAGACTTTTTTGTAGGATACTCTCCGGAAAGAATTAATCCGGGAGATAAAATAAATACTCTTACCAGTGTTAAAAAAGTAACTTCAGGCTCTACGGAAGAAATTGCCGAAGAAGTAGATAGCCTATATAAGAAAATTATTACAGCTGGAACTCATAAAGCACCCAGCATTAAAGTAGCAGAAGCCTCAAAAGCTATTGAAAATGCACAAAGAGATGTTAATATTTCTTTTGTAAACGAATTAGCTTTAATTTTTGATAGAGTAGGAATCGATACCAATGATGTACTGGAAGCTGCCGGTACAAAATATAACTTTCTTAAATATAAACCAGGATTAGTAGGAGGACATTGTATCTCCGTAGATCCTTATTACCTTGCACACAAGGCAGAGCAGTTAGGATACCATCCGGATGTTATTTTATCAGGAAGACGTGTAAATGATTCTATTGCAAAGTTCGTTGCAGCTAAAGTAGTAAAGCTTCTTATTGCAAAAGGTGGAGTGATCAAAAATTCTAATGCCTTAATTTTAGGAGTTACATTCAAAGAAAACTGCCCGGATGTCAGAAATACTAAAGTTGTTGATATTTATAGAGAACTTGCTGATTACGGAGTAAATGTAGATATTTACGATCCATGGGCTAGCAAAGAGGAAGTAAAACATGAATATGGAATTGATATTCTGGATGCGCTTCAGGAAGGGAAAAAGTATGATTCTTTAGTGATTGCGGTATCTCATAATGAGTTCCTGGAAATGGATCTGGATCAGCTTAAAAAAGAAAATGCTGTGGTTTTTGATACCAAAGCATGTTTAGACAGAAATCTGGTTGATGCAAGACTGTAA
- the lhgO gene encoding L-2-hydroxyglutarate oxidase, producing the protein MNYDIIIIGAGLVGLATAYQTKLKNPDSKILILEKENDVALHQSGHNSGVIHSGIYYKPGSLKAKNCIEGYNSVINFAEKYGIRYDLCGKIIVATSQEELPLLDNIYKRGVENGLQNLKYLSREEFREIEPHCEGVKAIKVPQTGIIDYPGIAKKIKELFEESGGEVKFNSEVKNIIDKGSEIIVKTNISEFKTKKLISCAGLYSDKITKMTNEKNDVVIIPFRGEYYKIKDEKKYLVKHLIYPVPDPSFPFLGVHFTRMIDGNIEAGPNAVLAFKKEGYHFFDFNFNETMQTMLWPGFRKIVAKYGKTGMGEMHRSLSKSAFTKALQKLLPEIQENDLVAGGSGVRAQACDRNGGLIDDFDIVKNGNIIHVRNAPSPAATSCLSIGNKISELIVN; encoded by the coding sequence ATGAACTATGATATTATAATCATTGGTGCAGGTTTGGTAGGATTGGCTACGGCCTATCAGACTAAACTGAAAAATCCTGATTCTAAAATTTTAATTTTGGAAAAAGAAAACGATGTGGCATTGCACCAATCGGGACATAACAGTGGAGTAATCCATAGTGGGATTTATTATAAACCAGGCAGCCTTAAAGCAAAAAACTGTATCGAAGGTTATAACTCAGTAATTAATTTTGCCGAGAAATACGGAATAAGATATGACCTTTGCGGCAAAATAATCGTAGCTACTTCACAGGAAGAATTACCTCTCTTGGATAATATTTATAAAAGAGGAGTTGAAAACGGCTTACAGAATTTAAAATACCTTTCAAGAGAAGAATTCCGTGAAATAGAACCCCATTGTGAGGGCGTAAAAGCAATCAAAGTTCCACAGACCGGAATTATTGACTATCCGGGAATAGCCAAAAAAATAAAAGAACTTTTTGAAGAATCAGGAGGAGAAGTAAAATTTAATAGTGAAGTAAAAAACATTATTGATAAAGGATCTGAAATTATTGTAAAGACCAATATCTCCGAATTTAAAACCAAAAAGCTTATTTCCTGCGCAGGACTCTATTCTGATAAGATCACCAAAATGACCAACGAAAAAAACGATGTGGTCATTATTCCTTTTAGAGGAGAATATTATAAAATTAAGGATGAAAAAAAATATTTGGTAAAACATCTTATTTATCCGGTTCCTGACCCTAGTTTTCCGTTCCTTGGAGTACATTTTACCAGAATGATTGATGGTAATATAGAAGCTGGCCCCAATGCGGTGCTGGCCTTCAAAAAGGAAGGATACCATTTTTTTGATTTCAATTTCAACGAAACAATGCAGACCATGCTGTGGCCTGGATTTAGAAAAATTGTAGCGAAATATGGAAAAACAGGAATGGGGGAAATGCATCGTTCACTTTCCAAATCCGCGTTTACAAAAGCCCTGCAAAAACTTTTACCGGAAATACAGGAAAATGATCTTGTAGCAGGAGGTTCAGGGGTAAGAGCTCAGGCTTGTGACAGAAACGGAGGATTGATTGATGATTTTGATATCGTGAAAAACGGAAACATCATTCACGTTAGAAATGCACCCTCTCCGGCAGCCACTTCCTGCCTTTCTATAGGAAACAAAATCAGTGAGCTTATCGTGAATTAA
- a CDS encoding DegT/DnrJ/EryC1/StrS family aminotransferase codes for MKIQMVDLKGQYLKIKEDVDAGIQECINNTTFINGPAVKEFQQDFEKYLGVKHVIPCANGTDALQIAMMALDLQPGDEIICPAFTYVATAEVIGLLGLKPIMVDVNEDTFDIELEDLHKFLTPNTKAIVPVHLYGQSANMEKILEFAKTHNLFVIEDNAQAIGSDYTFSDGTVKKTGTIGHIGCTSFFPSKNLGCYGDGGALITNDDDLASKIRMIANHGQEKKYYHKVLGCNSRLDTIQAAVLKVKLKHLDEYSAARNRMADYYDENLADIAEVQTPKRAENSTHVFHQYTLRVKNGKRDELQKYLAEKNIPSMIYYPLPLYRQEAFLQYVEEGFSLPVTEQLCTEVISIPVHTEFDQEVLDVIVTEIKNFFN; via the coding sequence ATGAAAATTCAAATGGTTGATCTTAAAGGTCAATACCTGAAAATAAAAGAAGACGTAGATGCCGGTATTCAGGAATGTATAAACAATACAACATTTATTAACGGTCCTGCTGTAAAAGAATTTCAACAGGATTTTGAAAAATATTTGGGTGTAAAACATGTGATTCCTTGTGCTAACGGAACGGATGCTCTTCAAATTGCCATGATGGCACTTGATCTGCAGCCTGGTGACGAAATCATCTGCCCGGCTTTCACTTATGTAGCTACGGCTGAAGTTATTGGTCTTTTAGGATTAAAACCAATAATGGTAGATGTAAACGAAGATACTTTTGATATTGAGCTGGAAGATTTACATAAATTCCTGACACCCAATACCAAAGCGATTGTTCCTGTTCATTTATATGGACAAAGTGCCAATATGGAGAAGATTCTTGAATTTGCAAAAACACACAATCTCTTTGTAATAGAAGATAATGCTCAGGCAATTGGCTCTGATTATACTTTTTCTGATGGAACTGTAAAAAAAACAGGTACTATCGGTCATATCGGATGTACTTCATTTTTTCCTTCCAAAAACCTTGGATGTTATGGTGATGGAGGTGCGCTGATAACGAATGATGATGACCTGGCTTCAAAAATCAGAATGATAGCCAATCATGGTCAGGAAAAGAAATATTACCACAAAGTTTTAGGCTGTAATTCCAGATTAGATACAATTCAGGCAGCCGTTTTAAAAGTTAAGCTAAAACATCTGGACGAATACTCAGCTGCCAGAAATAGAATGGCAGATTATTATGATGAAAATCTCGCGGATATTGCCGAAGTTCAGACTCCCAAAAGAGCTGAAAACTCTACCCATGTATTTCATCAGTATACCCTTAGAGTGAAAAATGGGAAAAGAGATGAGCTACAAAAATACTTGGCAGAAAAGAATATTCCAAGTATGATATATTATCCTTTACCCCTTTACAGACAAGAGGCTTTTCTTCAATATGTAGAAGAAGGATTTAGTCTTCCTGTTACGGAACAACTTTGTACTGAAGTGATTTCCATTCCTGTACATACAGAATTTGATCAGGAAGTATTGGATGTTATTGTTACAGAAATCAAGAATTTTTTTAATTAA
- a CDS encoding acyltransferase, whose product MSDFFAHETAVIDEGCQIGTGTKIWHFSHLMTGCVLGEKCNIGQNVVISPKVVLGKNVKVQNNVSIYEGVTCDDDVFLGPSMVFTNVINPRSAVNRKNEYLKTHVGKGASIGANATIVCGHNIGEFAFIGAGAVVTKEVPDYALVVGNPARQMGWMSEFGQRLQFDAENIAVCEESGEKYKLENNKVFKI is encoded by the coding sequence ATGTCAGATTTTTTTGCACACGAAACAGCTGTTATTGATGAAGGTTGCCAGATAGGGACCGGAACCAAAATTTGGCACTTTTCACACCTTATGACCGGCTGCGTTTTGGGAGAAAAATGTAATATCGGACAAAACGTTGTTATTTCTCCAAAAGTAGTTTTAGGAAAGAATGTGAAAGTTCAGAATAATGTTTCTATCTATGAAGGGGTAACATGTGATGATGATGTCTTTTTAGGTCCTTCAATGGTTTTTACCAACGTAATAAACCCAAGAAGTGCTGTAAACAGAAAAAATGAATACCTTAAGACCCATGTTGGGAAAGGTGCATCTATAGGGGCTAATGCAACTATTGTCTGTGGACATAATATAGGCGAGTTTGCTTTTATCGGAGCAGGAGCTGTGGTCACAAAAGAAGTACCGGATTATGCATTGGTGGTAGGAAACCCTGCCAGACAAATGGGATGGATGAGCGAATTTGGGCAAAGACTTCAGTTTGATGCAGAAAATATTGCTGTTTGTGAAGAAAGTGGAGAAAAATACAAATTAGAAAATAATAAGGTTTTTAAAATTTAA
- a CDS encoding Gfo/Idh/MocA family protein yields MTEKIKFAVVGCGHIGKRHAEMISRNEECELVGLIDVKDKSVLGIENYKVPFFASLDEFLASGIEVDVINIASPNGFHFEQSYKVIDAGKHVVVEKPMALKKQHAEKLIFQALHKHKQVFAVMQNRYSPPSAWVKEMVESGKLGKIFMVQLNCYWNRDDRYYKPESWHGKKDLDGGTLFTQFSHFIDIMYWLFGDITNIQAKFADFNHETLTDFEDSGFVSFDFVDGGMGSLNYSTSVWNQNLESSMTIIAENGSVKIGGQYMDKVEVCNIKDYVMPELAPTNPGNDYGAYKGSAANHHFIIENVVDVLKGRNTITTNALEGLKVVDIIERIYDRK; encoded by the coding sequence ATGACTGAAAAAATAAAATTTGCAGTAGTTGGCTGCGGGCATATCGGAAAAAGACATGCCGAAATGATCTCAAGAAATGAGGAATGTGAACTGGTAGGATTAATTGATGTTAAAGATAAATCTGTACTGGGCATTGAAAATTATAAAGTTCCTTTTTTTGCTTCATTAGATGAGTTTCTGGCTTCAGGAATTGAAGTGGATGTTATTAATATCGCTTCTCCAAACGGATTCCATTTTGAACAGTCTTATAAAGTGATAGATGCAGGAAAGCACGTTGTGGTAGAAAAACCCATGGCTCTGAAAAAACAACATGCTGAAAAGCTTATTTTTCAGGCGCTGCACAAGCATAAACAAGTTTTTGCAGTGATGCAAAACAGATACTCACCACCTTCTGCATGGGTAAAAGAAATGGTAGAGAGCGGAAAACTTGGGAAAATATTTATGGTTCAGCTTAATTGCTACTGGAATCGTGATGACCGATATTATAAACCGGAATCTTGGCATGGAAAGAAAGATCTGGATGGAGGAACCTTATTTACACAGTTTTCTCACTTTATAGATATCATGTACTGGCTGTTCGGTGATATTACCAATATTCAGGCAAAATTTGCAGATTTTAATCATGAAACTCTTACAGATTTTGAAGATTCAGGTTTCGTTAGTTTTGATTTTGTAGACGGAGGAATGGGTTCCTTAAATTATTCTACTTCAGTCTGGAATCAGAACCTTGAAAGTTCTATGACAATTATCGCAGAAAATGGATCTGTGAAGATTGGCGGACAATACATGGACAAAGTGGAAGTTTGTAATATAAAAGACTATGTAATGCCGGAATTAGCTCCAACAAACCCTGGAAATGATTATGGTGCTTATAAAGGATCTGCAGCCAATCACCATTTTATCATTGAAAACGTTGTAGATGTATTAAAAGGAAGAAATACTATTACTACAAATGCTTTGGAAGGATTGAAAGTGGTGGATATTATTGAGAGAATATATGATAGAAAGTAG
- a CDS encoding ATP-grasp domain-containing protein, whose amino-acid sequence MRILITEANYKNSIALQRELHRENRHQVFAMDKESVFFAKRFGYCKDYIVGDLEKSVKQINPEFIIPVGSDAVKICSEKYRELCLIPTKESLEIALNKDKMLILNSLSDVNYPECKLFSNLEELRLYSRDKNCVVKSSNESLAKFDPLYVKLGSESEFKKIEKYLSGGVKLLMQEQVSGVGRGFFCIAKEGKIISYYMHQRIREIPITGGSSTAAKSIFCEKMFNISKQIIEYLNWSGPLMIEYKYDETKQQYYLIELNPKFWGSLDLSYAVGLNFGKTLIEAYSNNIEEQTEKKYEVEKKFFWVLDGDLLVLLKTGKLHKIKEYFYKDSYTNLFENFFVDSIKLIWTIKKIFSK is encoded by the coding sequence ATGAGAATTTTAATAACGGAAGCAAATTATAAAAACTCTATAGCGCTACAGAGGGAATTACATAGAGAAAATAGGCACCAAGTTTTTGCTATGGATAAAGAATCTGTTTTTTTTGCTAAAAGATTTGGTTATTGTAAAGATTATATTGTCGGGGATTTGGAAAAATCAGTCAAACAGATTAACCCCGAATTTATAATTCCTGTAGGGAGCGATGCTGTAAAGATATGCTCTGAAAAATATAGAGAATTATGTTTAATACCTACAAAAGAGAGTCTTGAAATAGCACTAAATAAAGATAAAATGCTAATTTTGAATTCTCTTAGCGATGTAAATTATCCTGAATGTAAATTATTTTCAAATCTGGAGGAATTAAGGCTATATAGTAGAGATAAGAATTGTGTTGTTAAATCAAGCAATGAAAGCTTAGCCAAATTTGATCCGTTATATGTAAAATTAGGTTCTGAATCCGAATTTAAAAAAATAGAAAAATACTTGTCAGGGGGAGTAAAACTATTAATGCAGGAGCAGGTATCAGGAGTAGGCAGAGGTTTTTTTTGTATTGCTAAAGAAGGTAAAATCATTAGCTATTATATGCACCAGCGTATTAGAGAAATACCAATTACCGGGGGATCTAGTACAGCTGCCAAGTCTATTTTTTGTGAAAAAATGTTTAACATATCTAAACAAATTATAGAATATTTAAATTGGTCCGGCCCATTAATGATTGAGTATAAATATGATGAGACGAAACAACAATATTATTTAATAGAGCTAAATCCCAAATTTTGGGGTTCATTAGATTTATCTTATGCAGTAGGACTCAATTTTGGAAAAACTTTGATTGAAGCTTATTCAAATAACATAGAAGAACAAACTGAAAAAAAATATGAAGTAGAAAAAAAATTCTTTTGGGTTTTAGACGGAGATCTTTTGGTTTTACTTAAAACAGGAAAACTGCATAAAATAAAAGAATATTTTTATAAGGACTCTTATACGAACTTGTTTGAAAACTTTTTCGTTGATTCAATCAAATTAATATGGACCATAAAGAAAATTTTCTCAAAGTAA